The Desulfovibrio legallii genome window below encodes:
- the uvrA gene encoding excinuclease ABC subunit UvrA, translating into MSEAKKPCIHIVKARQHNLRNISLDIPRDELVVVCGPSGSGKSTLAFDIVYAEGQRRYVESLSTYARQFLPQMDKPDVEKIEGLSPAISLEQQSVSRNPRSTVGTVTEIYDFLRVFYARLGRMYCPQCGRPIEARAADEIIADILALPQGEKFMVLAPLVELQKGTHQDKFKKLKAEGFARVRVDGAFHTLDALPELDKNKKHSIDLVVDRLVNKEGLRGRLADSVELALRFGDGRLVVHRPGLPEAEQDAVQSTTSVCPHCHISLPALSPQLFSFNGPQGACPRCVGLGGVDYFEPRLIAPNMGLALNAGALLPWTGKSFARYAAALKALGKRFRFSLDTPLEKFSEDALAALFYGEDEHGRPARTSLGLRRNWMGGSVALGAAGDYQSEHFSEVLKTQGRVQADEHRWPGVIPLLESGMQYGEAWREALARFRQTMACPDCRGARLNPGALAVRVDDLNIAQFCALSVERALDWLARRRFTGRHALIAEPLLKELTHRLSFMRNVGLEYLSLGRSMATLSGGEAQRIRLASQLGSGLVGVTYVLDEPSIGLHPRDNERLLGTLRSLQARGNTVLVVEHDEATICAADTVIELGPGSGAQGGEIMFQGSVDQLLRADTLTARYLRGDASIPLPDQRREGKGALLLHGITTNNLQNIDCRIPLGVLTCVTGVSGSGKSSLVVDTLYKHLALSLGQRVDQPGSIAGLSYTKDAAPVERIVAIDQTPIGRTPRSNPATYTKIFDEIRNIFALTPDARKRGYKPGRFSFNVRGGRCEACGGDGQIRVEMHFLPDIYVTCDVCKGRRYNHETLEVRYKGLNIADVLELTVRQARELFSSYPALERRLAVLEEVGLEYLRLGQPATTLSGGEAQRIKISRELGKRSLPGTMYIMDEPTTGLHMHEVGKLIKVLHALVDRGASVVVIEHNTDMILAADHVLDMGPGGGENGGRIVAAGTPEAIVADPNSVTGRFLMQERLDRTKRRPQPA; encoded by the coding sequence ATGAGCGAAGCAAAAAAGCCCTGCATCCACATCGTCAAGGCCCGGCAGCACAATCTGCGCAACATCAGCCTGGATATCCCCAGAGACGAGCTGGTGGTGGTCTGCGGGCCTTCGGGTTCCGGCAAGTCCACCCTGGCCTTTGACATTGTCTATGCCGAAGGCCAGAGGCGCTATGTGGAATCCCTCTCCACCTACGCCCGCCAGTTTCTGCCCCAGATGGACAAGCCCGATGTGGAAAAAATTGAGGGCCTTTCTCCGGCCATTTCGCTGGAGCAGCAGAGCGTTTCGCGCAATCCGCGCTCCACAGTGGGCACGGTGACGGAAATCTACGACTTTCTGCGCGTGTTCTACGCCCGGCTGGGGCGCATGTACTGCCCCCAGTGCGGACGGCCCATTGAGGCCCGCGCCGCGGACGAAATCATTGCGGACATTCTGGCCCTGCCCCAGGGCGAAAAGTTTATGGTGCTGGCGCCGCTGGTAGAACTGCAGAAGGGCACGCATCAGGACAAGTTTAAAAAACTCAAGGCCGAAGGCTTTGCCCGTGTGCGGGTGGACGGCGCGTTTCATACTCTGGACGCCCTGCCGGAGCTGGACAAGAATAAAAAGCACAGCATTGACCTGGTGGTGGACCGCCTGGTCAACAAAGAGGGCCTCCGCGGGCGGCTGGCCGATTCTGTGGAACTGGCCCTGCGCTTCGGCGACGGGCGCCTGGTGGTGCACCGCCCCGGCCTGCCGGAAGCGGAGCAGGACGCGGTGCAGTCCACTACCTCGGTCTGCCCGCACTGCCATATTTCCCTGCCGGCCTTGAGTCCGCAGCTGTTTTCCTTCAACGGGCCGCAGGGGGCCTGCCCCCGCTGCGTGGGCCTGGGCGGGGTGGACTACTTTGAGCCGCGCCTCATTGCTCCCAACATGGGCCTGGCTCTCAATGCCGGGGCCCTCTTGCCTTGGACGGGCAAGTCCTTTGCCCGCTATGCGGCGGCCCTCAAGGCCCTGGGCAAACGCTTCCGGTTCAGTCTTGACACGCCGCTGGAAAAATTTTCCGAAGACGCCCTGGCCGCCCTGTTTTACGGCGAGGACGAGCATGGCCGCCCGGCGCGGACCTCGCTGGGCCTGCGCCGCAACTGGATGGGCGGCAGCGTGGCCCTGGGCGCGGCGGGCGACTACCAGAGCGAGCATTTTTCTGAAGTTCTCAAAACACAGGGCCGGGTGCAGGCCGACGAACACCGCTGGCCCGGCGTCATCCCCCTGCTGGAAAGCGGCATGCAGTACGGCGAAGCCTGGCGCGAGGCGCTGGCGCGCTTTCGCCAGACCATGGCCTGTCCGGACTGCCGCGGCGCGCGCCTCAACCCCGGCGCTCTGGCCGTACGCGTAGACGACCTGAACATCGCCCAATTCTGCGCTCTTTCCGTGGAACGCGCCCTGGACTGGCTGGCCCGGCGTCGCTTTACGGGCCGCCACGCCCTCATCGCCGAACCACTTTTGAAAGAACTCACCCACCGTCTGTCCTTCATGCGCAATGTGGGGCTGGAGTACCTCTCTCTGGGCCGCTCCATGGCCACCCTTTCCGGCGGCGAGGCCCAGCGCATCCGTCTGGCCTCACAGCTGGGCTCCGGCCTGGTGGGCGTCACCTATGTGCTGGACGAACCCTCCATTGGCCTGCACCCCCGCGACAACGAACGCCTGCTGGGCACCCTGCGTTCTCTGCAGGCCCGCGGCAACACCGTGCTGGTGGTGGAGCACGACGAGGCCACCATCTGCGCGGCGGACACAGTTATTGAGTTGGGCCCCGGCTCCGGCGCGCAGGGCGGCGAAATCATGTTCCAGGGCTCTGTGGACCAGCTCCTGCGGGCGGACACGCTCACGGCCCGCTACCTGCGCGGCGACGCCAGCATCCCCCTGCCCGACCAGCGCCGCGAGGGCAAGGGCGCGCTGCTGCTCCACGGCATTACCACCAACAACCTGCAGAACATCGACTGCCGCATCCCCCTGGGCGTGCTCACCTGCGTTACGGGGGTTTCCGGTTCGGGCAAAAGCTCGCTGGTGGTGGATACCCTCTACAAACATCTGGCCCTGAGTCTGGGCCAACGCGTGGATCAGCCCGGCAGCATAGCGGGCCTGAGTTATACCAAGGACGCCGCCCCTGTGGAGCGCATTGTGGCCATTGACCAGACCCCCATCGGCCGTACCCCGCGCTCCAACCCGGCCACCTACACCAAAATCTTTGACGAAATCCGCAACATCTTCGCCCTGACGCCCGACGCCCGCAAACGCGGCTACAAACCGGGGCGCTTCAGCTTCAACGTGCGCGGCGGCCGCTGCGAAGCCTGCGGCGGCGACGGCCAGATCCGGGTAGAAATGCACTTTCTGCCCGATATCTACGTCACCTGCGACGTCTGCAAAGGCCGCCGCTATAATCACGAAACCCTGGAAGTGCGCTACAAAGGCCTGAATATCGCCGACGTGCTGGAGCTTACCGTGCGCCAGGCGCGGGAGCTTTTCAGCAGCTATCCCGCCCTGGAGCGCCGCCTGGCCGTGCTGGAAGAAGTGGGCCTGGAGTACCTGCGCCTGGGCCAGCCCGCCACCACCCTTTCCGGCGGCGAAGCCCAGCGCATCAAAATCTCGCGCGAACTGGGCAAACGCTCCCTGCCCGGCACCATGTACATTATGGACGAACCTACCACCGGCCTGCACATGCACGAGGTGGGCAAGCTCATCAAGGTGCTCCACGCTCTGGTGGACCGGGGCGCCAGCGTGGTGGTCATTGAGCATAATACAGATATGATCCTGGCCGCGGACCATGTGCTGGACATGGGCCCCGGCGGCGGCGAAAACGGCGGGCGCATCGTGGCTGCGGGCACACCTGAGGCCATTGTGGCCGACCCGAACTCCGTCACCGGGCGCTTTCTCATGCAGGAACGCCTGGACAGGACCAAACGCCGGCCGCAGCCCGCGTAG
- a CDS encoding saccharopine dehydrogenase family protein, with product MANLLIIGAGGVGSVVAHKCAQAAKYEQAFSSITLASRTRAKCDAIAQSVKKRLDVDLSTAQVDADNVPELCALLRDVKPDLVCNVALPYQDLHIMDACLECGVHYVDTANYEPLDTAKFEYKWQWAYNERFRDAGLTALLGSGFDPGVTNVYAAWALKHQLDEVHVLDIIDCNAGDHGQPFATNFNPEINIREVTARGRYWERGEWVETDPLSWSMTYDFPDGIGPKKCYLMYHEELESLVRNLKGVRRARFWMTFSENYLNHLKVLGNVGMTRIDPVKFQGQDIVPIQFLAKLLPDPASLGPLTKGKTCIGDVLRGVKNGKEKTVYIYNICDHEVCYAEVGSQAISYTTGVPAMIGTKMVASGQWRKPGVWNMEQMDPDPFMEDLNRYGLPWQCVEVK from the coding sequence ATGGCCAATCTTCTGATCATCGGCGCGGGCGGCGTGGGCAGCGTGGTGGCCCACAAGTGCGCCCAGGCAGCCAAATACGAGCAGGCCTTCAGCAGCATCACCCTGGCCAGCCGCACCCGCGCCAAGTGCGACGCCATTGCCCAAAGCGTCAAAAAACGCCTGGACGTGGACCTCAGCACCGCGCAGGTGGACGCGGACAATGTACCCGAACTCTGCGCCTTGCTGCGCGACGTAAAGCCCGACCTGGTCTGCAACGTGGCCCTGCCCTACCAGGACCTGCACATCATGGACGCCTGCCTGGAATGCGGCGTGCACTATGTGGATACGGCCAACTACGAGCCCTTGGACACGGCCAAATTTGAATACAAATGGCAGTGGGCCTACAACGAACGCTTCCGCGACGCGGGGCTCACGGCCCTGCTGGGCTCCGGTTTCGACCCCGGCGTCACCAACGTCTACGCCGCCTGGGCCCTCAAGCACCAGCTGGACGAAGTGCACGTACTGGACATTATCGACTGCAACGCCGGCGACCACGGCCAGCCCTTTGCCACCAATTTCAATCCGGAAATCAATATCCGCGAAGTCACGGCCAGGGGCCGCTACTGGGAACGCGGCGAATGGGTGGAAACCGACCCCCTGTCCTGGTCCATGACCTACGACTTCCCCGACGGCATCGGCCCCAAAAAATGCTACCTCATGTACCACGAGGAACTGGAATCCCTGGTGCGCAACCTCAAGGGCGTCCGCCGCGCCCGCTTCTGGATGACCTTTTCGGAAAACTATCTCAACCACCTCAAGGTGCTGGGCAACGTGGGCATGACCCGCATTGATCCCGTCAAATTCCAGGGGCAGGACATCGTGCCCATACAGTTTCTGGCCAAGCTGCTGCCCGACCCGGCTTCCCTGGGCCCGCTCACCAAGGGCAAGACCTGCATCGGCGACGTGCTGCGCGGCGTAAAAAACGGCAAAGAAAAAACGGTCTATATCTACAATATCTGCGACCACGAAGTCTGCTACGCCGAGGTGGGTTCCCAGGCCATTTCCTACACCACGGGCGTACCCGCCATGATCGGCACCAAAATGGTGGCCTCAGGCCAGTGGCGCAAGCCCGGCGTCTGGAACATGGAACAGATGGACCCGGACCCYTTTATGGAAGACCTCAACCGCTACGGCCTGCCCTGGCAGTGCGTGGAGGTAAAATAA